In the bacterium genome, one interval contains:
- a CDS encoding rhodanese-like domain-containing protein → MKAICWMAGLAAVVCVFLFRPSFLRAQGAGERYPVLSPSEARETIAKRSGDPGFVLLDVRTPKEFDAERIEGAVMVDYLSPSFRDEIAKLDRSKSYLVYCRTGHRTNGALKVMRELGFPNV, encoded by the coding sequence CGCCGTGGTCTGTGTCTTCCTCTTCCGACCGTCGTTCCTTCGGGCCCAGGGAGCGGGAGAAAGGTACCCGGTCCTGTCCCCCTCCGAAGCGCGGGAAACGATCGCGAAACGGTCCGGGGATCCCGGATTCGTCCTGCTGGATGTCCGAACTCCGAAGGAGTTCGATGCGGAGAGGATCGAAGGCGCCGTGATGGTCGACTATCTATCCCCCTCGTTCCGGGACGAGATCGCGAAACTCGACCGGAGCAAATCGTACCTCGTCTACTGCCGCACGGGACATCGAACGAACGGAGCCCTCAAGGTGATGCGGGAATTGGGGTTCCCGAACGTA